One part of the Anopheles merus strain MAF chromosome 3L, AmerM5.1, whole genome shotgun sequence genome encodes these proteins:
- the LOC121598568 gene encoding fat-like cadherin-related tumor suppressor homolog isoform X2, with translation MSSAENPPLFEKKDRKLFLSESSLPGTVITRLKLSGNVTARYRILSDELEEPQFSINDAGQLRLAKTLDREVRDAHLIAILAETDSSPPLTAVTEIVLHVQDENDNTPIFESNPYSFALAENIEKGSSIMKLTARDADSGSNGDIRYALSPDVGDIVNIFDVDAYTGWITTLVALDKEKREDYKFQVLATDNGQPKHTTRSTVIVRLKDYNDCPPVFREGQYKASVSEDALPGTVVLQIATTDKDVELRTAVEYYIIAGDSLSQFQIKNSGEVFVVKALDRESIAEYELKVIVTDGKYTATANISITVLDANDNPPYCLKYRYREQLSEGARPGTHVLQVLANDMDEPANSRLRFYLTGNGAEDFNLDKDTGHLKTARKLDRETQSRYSLMAHVQDRDHPGWECSSQIELALTDLNDNAPEFSMNPYSVTLPEDAEVGTLVTKIHATDADIGINRKIKYAFLDSYRDHFRIAPESGIVTLAKPLDREQKALYNLSVSATDLGHPALSNAATLVVNVQDINDNPPEFTSKHYFASVPEINAIGSEILKVLATSKDTGINAEITYSIIGGNEHRKFGIHNRTGVLSLADTLDYERAKDYFLTIQAVDGGTPPLSNLATVNISVTDSNDNHPQFTQNSYSARIREDAQRGDRILQVRANDLDAEENGRVSYTIERGDRMEQFAIEEDTGYVAVAGTLDRESISNYVLEVQARDHGVPTLTAYVLVNIEISDANDNPPVFTQQNYTAVVQEDKQIGHTLLKFDVTDADTAPNAAPYTFDFRSGNEGGAFRIEQDGILRTATRFNSKIRDSYQLQVRVFDNGTPPLYSDTWVLVKVIEESQYPPVITPLDIAINSFLDEYPGGVIGKVYATDQDQYDTLTYGLAPTVGVLYSPTNLFNISRNDGVIYAYPRLDVGDYRVNVTVTDGKFAAYTIVKVAVELINEEMLANAIVIRFLKVSPEAFVLSHRKGFIRSVRNAIGCKIKDIIIISVQPSNDDDLNLIQHRARRELSHGTVRARRNANRDLDVLFTVRNGQTGGFYAGHEIRRVIDENLEEIEDATKLQIDEVVKSKCLPNYCIHGECEDRIVLDAKLIHPVSTDVTSFVSARHAHRMECACREGYGGDKCQHAVNECSKAPCPPYKTCVPDSSDQGYHCTCREGFAGPKCDRDITLCHDETCYVPRNPVSFSGKSYAHYRIEKEIARKHLEDQLVLGLRLRTVQPTGNIMYSAGKVDFNVLEIMNGMIQYRFDLGSGEGLVSVSSIFVSDGLWHEVRLEREGNSAKLFVDGKHVAQGNAPGVNGVLNLQSDDIFFGAEVKQHPTVLGFQDVQRGFVGCMDDIRLSKIPVPLHMKGASSVASLRQFANVEFSCDAASVLVPLGVCGTQPCWNGGTCKDIGGGNFECLCHSRFKGPYCKEDQNPCASSPCLYGGKCAKVGFGNYTCDCPARMSGKRCDYGRFCTPNPCRNGGVCEEGDDGPLCMCHGYSGTFCETDIDECERQPCGSGATCINEAGSFRCICPPEMTGASCGDPLSSNALTIAFKKVSSDLFFLAVGIVGLALVSVVVWGVTCACRKKRRSSRHEKINNEANKGIVLNPVSEASGYKRGSKMSNLEIQRDQRPVSYTPSSNNAADHLYNCNAMLQYNNLDTLRSYGSAGDELENVPPEYRKGTVPCTQQMVVNLNSGGGGGGGGNANTSDTESLHKQKWTEQIQLQTFTDKINNDLKRRGQGGSPDPLLQQQQQQHHQQQQQQPPHPSTTHLRVSPMQLKPAQMGVLPGRLLNTQHSPTMLMPPHSFEDGPAHHGSTAAYHWDCSDWVGRGHHPLPNITEVPGSEVPDSSSFHSNESNESHPKASLLPPILGPVDSTRDIETLNEDNESEYVDDSECDQSEQPLSLGFEQNSSISCLNPLDSGSEDYRFNTADSYLRHPNSYLPKYNIQSETEGENVPLTGRKPLNGLEIGRHQLVESDDDDVESYGFPQTRRNRREPSDIDLVLKTDEGSSLLSHSRTLNSSNHSNSDLSTQLCEIDDSEYEESHHQQQQQQQHLHPHHHHHHQHHHHQLPPPQANVSSGGSSGGGSVASTSAGSTGATAKPKQQKVKWSNVVQQTEV, from the exons ATGAGTTCGGCCGAAAACCCGCCCCTGTTCGAGAAGAAGGACCGCAAACTGTTCCTGTCGGAAAGCTCGCTGCCGGGCACGGTCATCACGCGGCTGAAGCTGTCCGGCAACGTTACCGCCCGGTACCGCATCCTGTCGGACGAGCTGGAAGAGCCACAGTTCTCGATCAACGATGCGGGGCAGCTGCGGCTGGCGAAGACGCTCGACCGCGAGGTGCGCGATGCGCACCTGATCGCGATCCTGGCCGAGACGGACTCGAGCCCACCGCTCACGGCCGTCACCGAGATCGTGCTGCACGTGCAGGACGAGAACGACAACACGCCGATCTTCGAAAGCAACCCGTACTCGTTCGCGCTCGCGGAAAACATTGAAAAGGGCAGCTCGATCATGAAGCTGACGGCGCGCGACGCGGACAGTGGCTCGAACGGGGACATCCGCTATGCGCTCTCGCCCGACGTCGGCGACATTGTGAACATCTTCGACGTGGACGCGTACACCGGCTGGATCACGACGCTGGTGGCGCTGGACAAGGAGAAGCGCGAGGACTACAAGTTCCAGGTGCTGGCGACGGACAACGGGCAGCCGAAGCACACGACCCGCTCGACCGTGATCGTGCGGCTGAAGGATTACAACGACTGTCCGCCGGTGTTTCGCGAGGGGCAGTACAAGGCGAGCGTCAGCGAGGACGCCCTGCCCGGGACGGTGGTGCTGCAGATCGCCACCACCGACAAGGACGTCGAGCTGCGGACGGCGGTCGAGTACTACATCATCGCGGGCGATTCGCTGTCCCAGTTTCAGATCAAAAACAGTGGCGAGGTGTTCGTGGTGAAGGCGCTCGACCGGGAGAGCATCGCCGAGTACGAGCTGAAGGTGATCGTGACCGATGGCAAGTACACGGCGACGGCAAACATCTCGATCACGGTGCTGGATGCGAACGACAATCCACCGTACTGTTTGAAGTATCGCTATCGCGAACAGCTGAGCGAAGGGGCCCGCCCCGGCACGCACGTACTGCAGGTGCTTGCCAACGATATGGACGAGCCGGCGAACAGTCGGCTACGGTTCTATCTCACCGGCAACGGCGCGGAAGACTTCAATCTGGACAAGGACACGGGACACCTCAAGACGGCACGCAAGCTGGACCGCGAAACTCAGTCCCGCTACAGCCTGATGGCGCACGTGCAGGACCGCGACCATCCGGGCTGGGAGTGCTCGTCGCAGATCGAGCTAGCGCTTACCGACCTGAACGACAATGCGCCCGAATTCTCGATGAACCCGTACAGCGTGACGCTGCCGGAGGACGCGGAGGTCGGCACGCTGGTGACGAAGATCCACGCGACGGACGCCGACATCGGCATCAACCGCAAGATCAAGTACGCGTTCCTCGACTCGTACCGGGACCACTTCCGCATCGCGCCCGAGTCGGGCATCGTGACGCTCGCCAAACCGCTCGACCGCGAGCAGAAGGCCCTGTACAACCTGTCCGTCAGTGCGACCGATCTGGGCCACCCGGCGCTCTCGAACGCGGCCACACTCGTCGTCAACGTGCAGGACATTAACGACAATCCGCCCGAGTTCACGTCGAAGCACTACTTTGCGTCGGTGCCGGAGATCAATGCGATCGGGTCGGAGATTTTGAAGGTGCTGGCCACGTCCAAGGACACCGGCATCAATGCAGAGATTACGTACTCCATCATTGGGGGTAATGAGCATCGGAAGTTTGGCATCCACAACCGGACGGGCGTCCTGTCGCTCGCCGACACGCTCGACTACGAGCGGGCGAAGGACTACTTCCTGACGATACAGGCGGTGGATGGGGGCACGCCGCCGCTCAGCAATCTCGCCACGGTCAACATCTCCGTCACGGACAGCAACGACAACCATCCGCAGTTCACGCAGAACTCGTACAGCGCCCGGATCCGGGAGGACGCGCAGCGCGGCGACCGCATACTGCAGGTGCGCGCGAACGACCTCGACGCGGAGGAGAACGGGCGCGTCAGCTACACGATCGAGCGGGGCGACCGGATGGAGCAGTTCGCGATCGAGGAGGACACCGGGTACGTGGCGGTGGCCGGCACGCTCGACCGCGAATCCATCTCGAACTACGTGCTGGAGGTGCAGGCGCGCGATCACGGCGTGCCGACGCTGACCGCGTACGTGCTGGTGAACATCGAGATCTCCGACGCGAACGACAATCCGCCCGTGTTCACGCAGCAGAACTACACCGCCGTCGTGCAGGAGGACAAACAGATCGGCCACACGCTGCTGAAGTTCGACGTGACGGATGCGGACACGGCCCCGAACGCGGCACCGTACACGTTCGACTTCCGCTCCGGCAACGAGGGCGGCGCGTTCCGCATCGAGCAGGACGGCATACTGCGCACGGCGACGCGGTTCAACAGCAAGATCCGGGACAGCTACCAGCTGCAGGTGCGCGTGTTTGACAACGGCACGCCGCCGCTGTACTCCGACACGTGGGTGCTGGTGAAGGTGATAGAGGAGTCGCAGTATCCGCCGGTCATCACGCCGCTCGACATTGCGATCAACTCGTTCCTGGACGAGTATCCGGGCGGTGTGATCGGGAAGGTGTACGCGACGGACCAGGATCAGTACGATACGCTTACGTACGGGCTCGCCCCAACGGTCGGTGTGCTGTACTCGCCGACCAACCTGTTCAACATCTCGCGCAACGATGGCGTCATCTACGCCTACCCCCGGCTGGACGTGGGCGACTATCGCGTCAACGTCACCGTCACGGACGGCAAGTTCGCCGCGTACACGATCGTGAAGGTCGCGGTCGAGCTGATCAACGAGGAGATGCTGGCGAACGCGATCGTGATCCGCTTCCTCAAGGTGTCGCCGGAAGCGTTCGTGCTGAGCCACCGCAAGGGCTTCATCCGCTCGGTGCGCAACGCGATCGGGTGCAAGATCAaggacatcatcatcatctccgTGCAGCCGTCGAACGACGACGACCTGAACCTGATACAGCACCGCGCCCGGCGCGAACTTTCCCACGGGACGGTGCGCGCGCGGCGCAATGCGAACCGCGACCTGGACGTGCTGTTTACCGTGCGCAACGGGCAGACGGGCGGGTTCTACGCCGGGCACGAGATACGGCGCGTGATCGACGAGAATCTGGAGGAGATCGAGGACGCGACCAAGCTCCAAATCGACGAGGTGGTCAAGTCGAAGTGTTTGCCGAACTACTGCATCCACGGTGAGTGCGAGGACCGGATCGTGCTGGACGCGAAGCTGATCCACCCGGTGTCGACGGACGTGACGAGCTTCGTGTCGGCGCGGCACGCGCACCGCATGGAGTGCGCCTGCCGGGAGGGGTACGGTGGCGACAAGTGCCAGCACGCGGTGAACGAGTGCTCGAAGGCGCCCTGCCCACCGTACAAGACGTGCGTGCCGGACTCGTCCGACCAGGGCTACCACTGCACGTGCCGGGAAGGGTTCGCCGGGCCGAAGTGCGACCGGGACATCACGCTGTGCCACGACGAGACGTGCTACGTGCCGCGCAACCCGGTGTCGTTCAGCGGCAAGAGCTACGCGCACTATCGCATCGAGAAGGAGATCGCGCGGAAACACCTGGAGGACCAGCTGGTGCTCGGGCTGCGGCTGCGCACGGTACAGCCGACCGGCAACATCATGTACTCGGCGGGCAAGGTGGACTTTAACGTGCTGGAGATCATGAACGGGATGATCCAGTACCGGTTCGATCTCGGGTCGGGCGAGGGCCTGGTCAGCGTGTCGAGCATCTTCGTGTCGGACGGGCTGTGGCACGAGGTGCGGCTCGAGCGGGAAGGCAACAGTGCGAAGCTGTTCGTGGACGGGAAGCACGTGGCCCAGGGCAATGCGCCGGGCGTGAACGGTGTGCTGAACCTCCAGTCGGACGATATCTTTTTCGGCGCGGAAGTGAAGCAGCACCCGACCGTGCTCGGCTTCCAGGACGTGCAGCGCGGCTTCGTCGGGTGCATGGACGATATACGCCTGTCCAAGATACCGGTGCCGCTGCACATGAAGGGCGCCAGCTCGGTCGCAAGCCTGCGGCAGTTCGCGAACGTGGAGTTTAGCTGCGACGCGGCGTCGGTGCTGGTGCCGCTGGGCGTTTGCGGCACGCAGCCCTGCTGGAATGGTGGCACCTGCAAGGACATCGGGGGCGGCAACTTCGAGTGTTTGTGCCACTCGCGCTTCAAGGGACCGTACTGCAAGGAGGACCAGAACCCGTGCGCCTCCTCGCCCTGCCTGTACGGGGGCAAGTGTGCGAAGGTTGGGTTCGGGAACTACACCTGCGACTGTCCGGCGCGCATGTCGGGCAAGCGGTGCGACTACGGGCGCTTCTGCACACCGAACCCCTGTCGCAATGGCGGCGTGTGTGAGGAGGGTGACGATGGGCCGCTCTGCATGTGCCACGGGTACTCGGGCACGTTCTGCGAAACCGACATCGATGAGTGCGAGCGACAGCCGTGCGGCAGTGGAGCGACGTGCATCAATGAGGCGGGCAGCTTCCGCTGCATCTGCCCGCCGGAGATGACGGGGGCGAGCTGTGGCGATCCGCTCAGCTCGAACGCACTGACGATCGCGTTCAAGAAGGTGTCGTCGGATCTGTTCTTCCTGGCGGTGGGCATCGTCGGGCTCGCGCTGGTCAGCGTGGTGGTGTGGGGCGTCACCTGCGCCTGCCGCAAGAAGCGGCGCTCGAGCCGGCACGAGAAGATCAACAACGAGGCGAACAAGGGCATCGTGCTGAACCCGGTGTCGGAGGCGTCCGGCTACAAGCGCGGCTCGAAGATGTCCAACCTGGAGATACAGCGCGACCAGCGGCCGGTTTCGTACACGCCGAGCAGCAACAACGCGGCCGACCATCTGTACAACTGCAACGCAATGCTGCAGTACAACAATCTCGACACGCTGCGCAGCTACGGTTCGGCGGGCGATGAGCTGGAGAATGTGCCGCCCGAGTATCGCAAAGGGACGGTACCGTGCACGCAGCAGATGGTGGTCAACCTGAacagtggtggcggtggtggtggtggcgggaACGCAAACACCTCCGACACCGAGTCGCTGCACAAGCAGAAGTGGACGGAACAGATCCAGCTGCAAACGTTCACCGACAAGATCAACAACGATCTGAAGCGGCGCGGACAGGGCGGATCGCCCGAtccgctgctgcagcagcagcagcaacagcaccaccagcagcagcagcagcaacctccACATCCCAGCACCACCCATCTGCGCGTTTCGCCGATGCAGCTGAAGCCGGCCCAGATGGGCGTACTGCCCGGCCGGCTGCTGAACACGCAGCACTCGCCGACGATGCTGATGCCACCGCACAGCTTCGAGGACGGGCCGGCGCATCACGGCAGCACCGCCGCCTACCACTGGGACTGTTCCGATTGGGTCGGGCGCGGGCACCATCCGCTGCCGAACATTACGGAGGTGCCGGGCAGCGAGGTGCCGGACTCGTCCAGCTTCCACAGCAACGAAAGCAATGAATCGCACCCGAAAGCTAGTCTTCTTCCGCCGA TTCTAGGACCGGTAGATTCGACGCGAGACATCGAAACGCTGAACGAGGATAACGAGTCGGAGTACGTGGACGACTCGGAGTGTGATCAGAGTGAGCAGCCGCTTTCGTTGGGCTTCGAGCAGAACTCCTCCATATCCTGCCTGAACCCGCTCGACAGTGGCAGTGAAGACTATAGATTTAACACAG CTGATAGTTATCTGCGTCATCCGAACAGCTACTTGCCGAAGTATAACATACAGAGCGAAACGGAGGGCGAAAATGTGCCACTGACGGGCCGGAAGCCGCTGAACGGGCTCGAGATCGGCCGGCACCAGCTGGTCGAgtcggacgacgacgacgtcgagTCGTACGGTTTTCCCCAAACGCGCCGGAACCGTCGCGAACCCAGTGATATCGATTTAGTTTTAAAAACTG ACGAAGGCAGCTCTCTGCTAAGCCATTCCCGCACGCTGAACAGCTCCAATCACTCGAACAGCGATCTCTCCACCCAGCTGTGCGAGATCGATGACTCCGAGTACGAGGAGagccaccatcagcagcagcagcagcagcagcacctccatccccatcatcatcaccatcaccagcatcaccatcatcagctcCCGCCACCGCAGGCGAACGTGTCGTCCGGTGGTTCGTCCGGTGGTGGCAGTGTCGCTTCGACCAGCGCCGGCAGTACCGGTGCGACCGCCAAACCGAAGCAACAGAAGGTCAAGTGGAGCAACGTCGTCCAGCAGACGGAAGTTTGA